From the Gemmatimonadota bacterium genome, one window contains:
- a CDS encoding transglutaminase-like domain-containing protein has product MSRLYYSEEGRVMPSLCEELTIFRRARKTLTLPSTNAPGTVYILARPYPENDAPLRVSMNGAEVAALKPTRRGAYSWYEFSVEKLKEGENTFELWTDHTAMAGWSLAMEAGHPAPDSAISDDRGHTWRNERMGYLNAVLGEYVIRVRLAEGEDPPPPPMVWENADSSRFESLRQILPPAARDEGPLIKRVRALSSWLASSWEHTSSARAEQYAPWDAETLLAWAPGQIGHNGKRPVAMCVHYAAAFVSCTQAIGIPSRCAVLTEAVNSFNGHFVAEVWFDHLRKWVVVDPNTDALFLKNGIPMSMGEIQAAGKNLKTHIEYGRGTEFQRTFPHIVEFMRENLEKGVCFQHRSIWFRSDLLEHPEFSPPAHGSLSYCETGLVWEQRDRETGFGMFPHFGNKDYFNAAPVR; this is encoded by the coding sequence ATGAGTCGATTGTACTACAGCGAAGAGGGGCGCGTGATGCCCTCTCTCTGTGAAGAATTAACGATCTTTCGGCGGGCACGCAAAACGCTCACACTGCCCTCGACAAACGCGCCGGGAACAGTTTACATACTCGCCCGACCCTACCCGGAAAACGACGCGCCCTTGCGAGTGTCAATGAATGGCGCGGAAGTCGCCGCGCTAAAACCGACCCGACGCGGCGCGTATTCATGGTATGAATTCTCAGTGGAAAAACTGAAAGAAGGCGAGAACACCTTTGAACTGTGGACCGACCACACGGCAATGGCCGGCTGGTCGCTGGCAATGGAAGCGGGACATCCCGCACCGGACAGCGCAATAAGCGATGATCGCGGGCACACCTGGCGCAATGAGCGGATGGGATATCTGAACGCAGTCCTGGGTGAATACGTCATTCGGGTCAGATTGGCTGAAGGAGAAGATCCTCCACCGCCCCCTATGGTATGGGAAAACGCGGATTCATCCAGATTTGAATCCCTGAGACAAATACTACCGCCTGCTGCACGCGATGAGGGACCGTTAATCAAACGGGTACGCGCATTATCATCTTGGCTGGCATCCAGTTGGGAACACACCAGTTCGGCAAGGGCAGAACAATACGCGCCGTGGGATGCCGAAACCCTGTTGGCCTGGGCTCCGGGACAGATTGGACACAATGGAAAACGGCCAGTGGCAATGTGTGTACACTATGCAGCGGCATTTGTGAGTTGCACCCAAGCTATCGGCATACCATCTCGATGCGCGGTCTTGACAGAAGCGGTGAACAGCTTCAACGGACATTTTGTAGCAGAAGTCTGGTTCGATCACCTACGCAAGTGGGTAGTAGTAGATCCGAATACGGACGCACTATTTCTAAAAAACGGGATACCGATGTCAATGGGAGAAATACAAGCCGCGGGGAAGAATCTAAAAACACATATCGAATACGGGCGGGGTACAGAATTCCAGCGCACCTTTCCGCACATCGTGGAATTTATGCGGGAAAATCTGGAAAAGGGAGTTTGTTTTCAGCACCGGAGCATCTGGTTCAGGAGCGACCTACTGGAACACCCCGAGTTTTCACCACCAGCGCACGGATCGCTGAGCTATTGCGAAACCGGCCTCGTGTGGGAACAGCGAGATAGGGAAACGGGATTCGGAATGTTTCCCCATTTTGGAAATAAGGACTATTTCAACGCAGCACCTGTCAGGTAG